The Triticum aestivum cultivar Chinese Spring chromosome 7B, IWGSC CS RefSeq v2.1, whole genome shotgun sequence genome window below encodes:
- the LOC123156359 gene encoding cysteine-rich receptor-like protein kinase 2 — protein MDLEVLQRILDGREKPTNLSFTLLKSITENFSDDREIGHGGFATVYKGVLPNGNVAVKRIRNCYTINETFFYREVDSMLNIEHKNVVRFLGFCASTDKIAIPTGGSKEHIYAEVRERLLCFEYISNGSLQKYITDELRGLEWNTRYKIIRGICEGLHHLHKEKQIYHMDLKPDNILLDNDMVPKITDFGLSRLDEKSKTMSEERHGSLGYCAPEYLHKGKMSFKSDMYSLGIIIIELVTGEKEIRSDNNNVLRRWRHRWKKTGKETPLVYQQVAKCLEIGLFCQEIDPSKRPYIWHIIHVIREIEGANGKISNAYEHTFGQIGPYSEDDMLGIEPFQLHNPFERNKQMSCTLKLTNETDSYIAFNVEKTSPLPYCAQPQKGIMLPQSNCNVEITMQLQGKAPGYMHRSNELIVWSTKVNDCLAVEDITTNMFINEADNLVDEVNLDVIFDTSESQETSDKTCEVSCQNTNFAKFAYSISGQPPAQMIFGCGECQINRRPDQIDFLINLIPQYKQ, from the exons ATGGATCTTGAGGTCCTGCAGCGTATACTTGATGGAAGAGAGAAGCCAACAAATCTATCATTCACACTTTTGAAGAGTATCACAGAAAATTTCTCAGATGATCGAGAAATTGGCCATGGTGGATTCGCAACAGTTTATAAG GGAGTGCTCCCAAATGGGAATGTTGCTGTAAAGAGGATAAGGAACTGCTATACCATCAATGAGACCTTTTTTTATCGAGAAGTTGACAGCATGTTGAACATTGAACATAAAAATGTCGTACGGTTTCTTGGCTTTTGTGCTAGCACAGACAAGATAGCCATACCAACCGGAGGATCGAAAGAACATATTTACGCCGAGGTACGAGAAAGATTACTCTGTTTTGAGTATATCAGCAATGGAAGCCTGCAAAAATATATTACTG ATGAATTAAGGGGACTTGAATGGAATACACGTTATAAAATAATTAGAGGCATCTGCGAAGGTTTGCATCATCTGCACAAGGAAAAGCAGATATATCATATGGATCTGAAACCCGACAACATACTTCTAGACAATGATATGGTGCCGAAAATCACAGATTTTGGTTTATCGAGACTTGATGAGAAGTCAAAAACCATGAGTGAAGAACGTCATGGATCACT AGGATACTGTGCTCCAGAATACCTACATAAGGGAAAGATGTCATTCAAATCAGACATGTACAGTTTGGGCATTATAATCATCGAATTAGTGACAGGAGAAAAGGAAATCCGCAGTGATAATAACAAT GTACTTAGGAGATGGAGGCATAGATGGAAGAAAACAGGGAAGGAAACACCATTGGTTTACCAACAAGTTGCAAAATGCCTTGAAATTGGGTTATTCTGCCAGGAAATCGACCCATCCAAACGACCTTATATATGGCATATCATACATGTTATAAGAGAAATTGAAGGTGCTAATGGAAAAATCAGCAATGCCTATGAACATACATTTGGACAG ATAGGCCCTTACTCGGAAGATGATATGCTTGGAATTGAGCCATTCCAACTACATAATCCTTTTGAGCGTAACAAACAGATGTCGTGCACACTTAAGTTAACCAATGAGACGGACTCTTACATTGCCTTCAACGTCGAAAAGACGAGCCCCCTGCCATACTGCGCACAGCCTCAGAAAGGGATTATGCTGCCACAATCCAACTGTAATGTTGAAATAACAATGCAGCTGCAGGGCAAGGCACCGGGATATATGCATCGTTCCAATGAACTTATTGTGTGGAGCACAAAAGTGAACGATTGCCTTGCAGTTGAGGATATAACTACAAATATGTTCATTAATGAGGCGGACAACTTGGTTGATGAGGTAAATTTGGATGTGATTTTTGACACCAGCGAGTCACAAGAAACAAGTGACAAAACCTGTGAGGTGAGCTGTCAGAATACTAACTTTGCAAAGTTTGCCTATTCAATTAGTGGCCAGCCTCCAGCGCAAATGATCTTTGGCTGTGGTGAGTGCCAAATTAATAGACGTCCAGATCAAATTGATTTTTTGATTAATTTAATACCACAATATAAGCAGTAG
- the LOC123156362 gene encoding protein TOPLESS-RELATED PROTEIN 2-like: MRDAKICVNRCLWSPEGSILGVAFSKHIVQTYMFVPNGELRQQAEIDAHLGSVNDIAFSRPNKSLSIITCGDDKLIRVRLLM; the protein is encoded by the exons ATGAGAGATGCTAAAATATGTGTCAATAGGTGTCTGTGGAGCCCTGAGGGAAGTATTCTAG GTGTGGCATTTTCAAAGCATATTGTCCAGACTTACATGTTTGTTCCTAATGGAGAGTTAAGACAGCAAGCAGAG ATTGATGCTCACCTTGGCAGTGTCAATGACATTGCATTCTCTCGCCCCAACAAGTCCCTATCAATTATTACATGTGGCGATGACAAACTCATTAGGGTGAGGTTACTCATGTGA